DNA sequence from the Cronobacter turicensis z3032 genome:
CGTTAACCGCACCTGGGGCCCGCTCAACGAGCAGCTTCACGAGCGCCACGACGCCTCCGATTTTGAGCTGCAAACCGAAGACAAACGCAGCGCGTAAGCCACAAAAAAGCCTCGTCGCTGACGAGGCTTTTTTTATGCGCGTGACGGTTAACGCAGATCTTTCACCGCGACGTGATCCATATCGTCAAACACCTGATTCTCGCCCACCATTCCCCAGATAAAGGTATACGCGCGCGTTCCAACGCCAGAGTGAATCGACCAGCTCGGCGAAATCACAGCCTGCTCGTTTTGCACCACAATATGCCGCGTCTCCTGCGGCTGGCCCATCATGTGAAAGACGCAGCTGTTCTCTTCCAGACCAAAATAGAAATACACCTCCATGCGACGCTCGTGCGTGTGACACGGCATCGTATTCCACAGGTTCCCCGGCGCCAGCTCGGTCAGGCCCATGCTGAGCTGGCAGGTCTCCAGCACGTCAGGAATAAAATATTTATTGATGGTGCGGCGATTGCTGGTCACGTCCTCGCCGAGATGCACCGGGGAGACATCCGCCGGCGTCACGCGCCGGGTCGGGAATGTCGTGTGGGCCGGCGCGCAGTTATAGTAAAAACGGGCCGGGTTCCCCGCCTCCACGCTCTCAAACACCACTTCTTTCGCGCCCTTGCCGACATACAAGCCGTCGCGACTGTTCATTTCATAGCGCGTGCCGTCTACGGTAATAAGCCCCGGCCCGCCGATATTGATCACGCCAAGCTCGCGGCGCTCCAGAAAATAGCTCACGCCCAGTTGTTTACCCACTTCGCTGCCCACGCTCACCGTGCGGTTTACCGGCATCACGCCGCCCACAATGATGCGGTCGATATGGCTGTACGTCATCGTGTACTCATCAGCCACAAAAATCTTCTCGATTAAGAACTCGCTGCGAAGCCCGGCGGTATCCAGGGTTTTCGCGTGCTCGCTATGAATGCTTTGACGAACGTCCATTCTGACTCCTCGTGACGTTGCGGGGAACCGTGCCCCCGGTATCAGATAAGCGTAAAAAACCCAATTAAATAACAATGGATTTACATAAGTTTTCGCTGCGTTTGATGCTATCAAACATGTGAATCAATAATGTGATCGAGATAACCAAAACAGCGTTTCATTTCTATTGAATCAATATTCCACAAGAGAGATAGTAGCACCAGTTACTTCAATAGCGGGATAAGTCGCCACCAGACCATTCTCCATTCTTATAAAGATGATGATAGCCGCCGCTGCCTCACCACGGCTGCCCTACGCAAAAAACCAAACTAAGTCGATGAAAATAAATAATTTTTGTCGAGGGACACTTTTGACTTTAATTCAGCCTGGGCTGAATAAAACCGCTGAGGTTTATCATGAAGATTAAAGCTACGATGGAACGCATTCCGGGAGGGATGATGCTTATCCCGCTGTTACTGGGAGCGATTTTAAATACGCTGGCGCCGGAAACCGGCAATTATTTCGGTTCGTTTACTAAAGGAATGATTAGCGGAACGGTGCCTATTCTCGCCGTCTGGTTTTTCTGTATTGGCGCCTCTATTGATTTACGCGCAACCGGAACGGTATTGCGTAAATCCGGCACGC
Encoded proteins:
- the kduI gene encoding 4-deoxy-L-threo-5-hexosulose-uronateketol-isomerase, producing the protein MLFNWVFYAYLIPGARFPATSRGVRMDVRQSIHSEHAKTLDTAGLRSEFLIEKIFVADEYTMTYSHIDRIIVGGVMPVNRTVSVGSEVGKQLGVSYFLERRELGVINIGGPGLITVDGTRYEMNSRDGLYVGKGAKEVVFESVEAGNPARFYYNCAPAHTTFPTRRVTPADVSPVHLGEDVTSNRRTINKYFIPDVLETCQLSMGLTELAPGNLWNTMPCHTHERRMEVYFYFGLEENSCVFHMMGQPQETRHIVVQNEQAVISPSWSIHSGVGTRAYTFIWGMVGENQVFDDMDHVAVKDLR